The following proteins come from a genomic window of Desulfobacterales bacterium:
- the adk gene encoding adenylate kinase has product MRLILLGGPGAGKGTQANLIKEKYNIPQISTGDMLRAAVKAGTELGKKAKVLMDAGALVSDEVIIGLVKERIKEADCANGFLFDGFPRTIPQADAMKAAGVPIDAVVDIDVPDEEIIKRMSGRRAHLASGRTYHILYNPPKVEGKDDVTGEPLVQRDDDKEETVKKRLDVYHSQTEPLIGYYKNWEASKEAAAPRYVRVNGVGKMDEITSQIFKALDNLK; this is encoded by the coding sequence ATGCGTCTTATTCTGTTAGGAGGCCCCGGTGCCGGCAAGGGGACCCAAGCGAACCTGATCAAAGAAAAATACAACATTCCCCAGATTTCCACCGGCGACATGCTGCGCGCAGCAGTCAAAGCCGGCACGGAGCTGGGCAAAAAGGCGAAAGTATTGATGGATGCCGGTGCGCTGGTATCTGATGAGGTGATCATCGGTCTTGTCAAAGAACGAATTAAAGAGGCCGATTGCGCCAACGGATTTCTGTTCGACGGCTTCCCCAGAACCATTCCCCAGGCGGACGCCATGAAAGCAGCCGGCGTGCCCATTGATGCGGTGGTGGATATTGATGTGCCGGATGAAGAGATCATTAAACGAATGAGCGGACGGCGCGCCCATTTGGCCAGCGGACGCACCTATCATATTCTCTACAATCCGCCCAAGGTGGAAGGCAAGGACGATGTGACCGGCGAGCCCCTGGTTCAACGGGATGACGACAAAGAAGAGACCGTTAAAAAACGCCTGGATGTCTACCATAGCCAGACCGAGCCACTGATCGGCTATTATAAAAATTGGGAAGCCAGCAAGGAAGCGGCGGCTCCCCGATATGTGCGCGTCAACGGCGTGGGCAAAATGGATGAAATCACAAGCCAGATCTTCAAGGCATTGGACAACCTGAAGTAA
- a CDS encoding HD domain-containing protein: protein MTKLNDKLLPLTIRTGLTGTSAYIVGGSARDLFLGRQPTDYDITVFENPEEFARQLAGKTKGRLVTMGKPGKTTYRVVSGAHVVDVTPPRGNTIEADLECRDFTMNAMAFDLAFGRLIDPLGGRLDIKKKQIRVASRTAFQDDPIRLLRAYRMAASFGFSIVPATRTLLTESSHLITRSASERVREEIFKILSATHAHPIIQQMRESGLLFAVFPELSPLDGCTQNRHHSHDVLDHTLAALAHLESLLTEDTPTLPALPEPPDPMRIIWLKFALLLHDIGKPACRSVDALGDIHFYGHETAGAKAAQCICKRLRCANTAQNFITAIIARHVRPLHLYQAFQKQTLTDKAITCFFMTCGDDTPYLLWHVAADLFGKGAASHSTLAPFTAFLCMLLNRFFTEFKIKSSSPPLLTGKDLIAEFGLPPSALFKHILARVETARLSGTCTTRNAAISLVRDYLSAQSTSNKI from the coding sequence ATGACAAAATTGAATGATAAGTTGCTTCCTCTTACCATCCGTACCGGATTAACCGGCACTTCGGCTTATATAGTCGGCGGATCGGCCCGGGATCTTTTTCTGGGCCGTCAGCCTACGGATTATGACATTACGGTTTTCGAAAATCCAGAGGAATTTGCCCGGCAACTCGCCGGCAAAACAAAGGGCCGCCTCGTAACCATGGGCAAACCCGGCAAAACCACCTATCGCGTGGTTTCCGGCGCGCATGTCGTTGATGTCACCCCGCCTCGCGGCAACACCATTGAAGCGGATTTAGAATGCCGTGATTTCACCATGAACGCCATGGCGTTCGACCTTGCTTTTGGCAGGCTGATCGACCCGCTGGGCGGCCGGCTGGATATCAAAAAAAAACAGATTCGAGTGGCCTCACGCACTGCATTTCAGGATGATCCCATTCGATTGCTGCGCGCCTACCGAATGGCGGCGAGTTTCGGTTTTTCAATAGTACCGGCCACCCGAACGCTGCTGACCGAATCTTCTCACCTGATCACCCGGTCTGCGAGTGAAAGGGTCCGCGAAGAGATCTTTAAAATTCTGTCCGCGACGCACGCGCACCCGATTATTCAACAGATGCGGGAAAGCGGACTTCTATTTGCTGTTTTTCCCGAACTGTCGCCCCTGGACGGTTGCACGCAAAACCGTCATCACAGCCATGATGTTCTTGACCACACACTGGCGGCCCTTGCGCACCTTGAATCGTTGCTAACCGAGGACACTCCAACCCTGCCGGCGCTTCCGGAGCCACCCGATCCGATGCGAATCATTTGGCTCAAGTTCGCCTTATTGCTTCATGATATCGGCAAACCCGCCTGCCGGTCGGTTGATGCCCTCGGTGATATTCACTTTTACGGCCATGAGACCGCCGGCGCAAAAGCGGCACAATGCATCTGCAAAAGGCTGCGTTGCGCCAATACCGCACAAAACTTCATCACCGCCATCATCGCCCGCCACGTCCGGCCGTTGCACCTGTATCAGGCCTTTCAGAAACAAACCCTCACGGACAAGGCGATTACCTGTTTTTTTATGACCTGCGGAGATGACACCCCCTATCTTTTATGGCATGTGGCTGCGGATCTTTTCGGGAAAGGCGCCGCAAGCCATAGCACGCTGGCCCCCTTCACGGCATTTTTGTGCATGCTTTTAAACCGGTTTTTTACTGAATTTAAAATAAAAAGCTCCTCCCCACCCCTGCTTACAGGCAAGGATCTTATTGCGGAATTCGGCCTGCCCCCCTCGGCTCTGTTTAAACACATCCTTGCCCGGGTGGAAACAGCACGGCTCTCCGGCACCTGTACGACCCGGAATGCGGCTATTTCATTGGTCAGGGACTATTTGTCGGCCCAGTCAACCTCAAACAAAATATAA
- the coaE gene encoding dephospho-CoA kinase (Dephospho-CoA kinase (CoaE) performs the final step in coenzyme A biosynthesis.) → MSLEVRSTIPDLSEKTKPVTIAVTGNAGSGKTVVCGRFKALGVPVIFSDALAREVVMPGSAVLSRISERFGDELLTPDGSLDRSAMRRLMLQDDQARRDLEALLHPEIISLMRARIRQAGKEGARVVMVEVPLLFEGNAASFFDRVLLVTADNARQVTRLVARDRVSDADAHALLGAQMPDDQKRERSDFIINNNGSIEELIKTVDRLYQMIYQKN, encoded by the coding sequence ATGTCATTGGAAGTCAGATCAACCATACCTGATTTAAGTGAAAAAACAAAGCCCGTCACCATTGCCGTTACCGGCAATGCAGGGTCCGGAAAAACGGTGGTTTGCGGCCGGTTTAAGGCATTGGGGGTTCCGGTGATTTTTTCGGATGCGCTGGCCCGGGAAGTGGTCATGCCTGGCTCGGCGGTGCTATCGCGTATATCCGAGCGGTTCGGCGATGAGCTGCTGACGCCGGACGGCTCCCTGGACCGGTCGGCTATGCGGCGGTTGATGCTTCAGGACGACCAGGCGCGCCGGGATCTGGAGGCGCTGCTGCATCCCGAAATCATTTCTCTGATGCGCGCGCGCATTCGGCAGGCTGGAAAAGAAGGGGCTCGCGTGGTGATGGTTGAAGTGCCGCTTTTGTTTGAAGGCAACGCAGCGTCTTTTTTTGACCGGGTGCTGTTGGTGACTGCCGACAATGCGCGCCAAGTGACCCGGTTGGTGGCGCGAGATCGGGTTTCGGACGCGGACGCCCATGCCTTGCTGGGCGCGCAAATGCCGGATGATCAGAAACGTGAACGATCTGATTTCATAATTAATAACAATGGTTCTATTGAGGAGTTGATAAAAACTGTTGACCGATTGTACCAAATGATTTATCAAAAAAATTAA
- the rho gene encoding transcription termination factor Rho, translated as MNIVELKDKKISELTQMAKKFKIEGAAGMRKQELIFALLQAQIEKNGLIFGEGTLEILPDGFGFLRAPDYNYLPGPDDIYVSPSQIRRFNLRTGDTVSGQIRQPKESERYFALLKVEAVNYEDPEVAREKILFDNLTPLYPSRKMTLETKSDNYSTRIMDLVTPIGFGQRGLIVSPPRTGKTMLLQAIANSVVANHKDVVLFVLLIDERPEEVTDMERSVRGEVISSTFDEPAERHVQVAEMVIEKAKRLVEHKKDVVILLDSITRLARAYNSVMPPSGKILSGGVDSNALQRPKRFFGAARNIEEGGSLTIIATALIDTGSRMDEVIFEEFKGTGNMEIQLDRRLADKRIFPAIDIKKSGTRKEELLLNAEVLNRVWILRKLLSSLNPMDSLEFLLEKMNGTGDNSEFLNSMNT; from the coding sequence ATGAACATAGTCGAGCTTAAAGACAAAAAAATAAGCGAATTGACCCAAATGGCCAAAAAGTTCAAAATTGAAGGCGCCGCCGGGATGAGAAAGCAGGAACTGATTTTTGCGCTGCTTCAGGCCCAGATCGAAAAAAACGGGCTGATTTTTGGCGAAGGAACACTTGAAATTTTGCCGGATGGCTTTGGGTTTCTCCGTGCGCCGGACTATAATTATCTGCCCGGCCCGGACGATATTTATGTCTCCCCCTCACAAATACGCCGGTTCAACCTAAGAACCGGGGACACCGTTTCCGGTCAGATCAGGCAACCCAAGGAGTCCGAACGCTATTTTGCCCTGCTGAAGGTTGAAGCGGTCAATTATGAAGATCCGGAAGTGGCCCGTGAAAAAATTTTGTTCGACAACCTGACGCCCCTGTATCCGTCCCGCAAGATGACACTGGAGACCAAGTCCGACAACTATTCCACCCGGATTATGGATCTGGTGACGCCCATCGGTTTCGGTCAGCGTGGTCTGATCGTATCTCCGCCGCGGACGGGTAAAACCATGCTGCTTCAGGCCATTGCCAATAGTGTTGTCGCCAACCACAAGGACGTCGTCTTATTTGTGCTGTTGATAGATGAACGGCCCGAGGAGGTAACGGACATGGAGCGCTCCGTGCGCGGCGAAGTGATTAGTTCAACCTTCGACGAGCCGGCCGAACGGCACGTACAGGTGGCTGAAATGGTGATTGAAAAGGCAAAGCGACTCGTAGAGCACAAAAAGGACGTGGTCATTTTGCTGGACAGCATCACGCGGCTTGCCCGGGCTTATAACTCGGTTATGCCGCCCAGCGGCAAAATTTTATCCGGTGGTGTGGATTCCAATGCGCTTCAGCGGCCCAAACGGTTTTTCGGCGCGGCCCGAAACATTGAAGAGGGTGGCAGCCTTACCATTATCGCAACCGCCCTGATTGATACGGGAAGCCGCATGGACGAGGTGATATTCGAGGAGTTCAAAGGCACCGGCAACATGGAAATTCAGTTGGATCGCCGACTGGCGGATAAACGCATATTCCCGGCGATTGACATTAAAAAGTCCGGCACGCGAAAAGAGGAACTCCTGTTGAATGCGGAGGTTCTGAATCGTGTCTGGATTCTCAGAAAACTGCTTTCATCCCTGAACCCGATGGACAGCCTCGAATTTTTACTTGAAAAAATGAATGGAACCGGGGATAATAGCGAATTTCTGAATTCAATGAATACATAA
- the rpmE gene encoding 50S ribosomal protein L31, which produces MKKDIHPKYEKTTIRCACGAKIEAGSTKKDIETEICSQCHPFFTGKQKLIDSAGRIERFRKKYEKFQNNN; this is translated from the coding sequence ATGAAAAAGGACATTCATCCCAAATACGAAAAAACAACGATTCGGTGTGCCTGCGGCGCTAAAATAGAGGCCGGGTCCACCAAAAAAGACATAGAAACTGAAATTTGTTCTCAGTGCCATCCCTTTTTTACCGGAAAGCAGAAACTGATTGATTCGGCTGGCCGGATTGAGCGGTTCAGGAAAAAATACGAGAAATTTCAGAACAATAATTAA
- the prfA gene encoding peptide chain release factor 1, translated as MFDKLTGAAERFEELEKLLADPKVFQERAAYQAYTREHAELSKVVVVYRKFKQTLADLEQSRELLKDSDLEIKELARDEVVRLSTLKEELEIELKQLLVPKDPLDDKNVLLEIRAGTGGEEAGLFAGNLFNMYSRYAEKRRWKIEIITHHTSGIGALKEVIALIQGQGAYSRLKYESGTHRVQRVPATEAQGRIHTSAVTVAVLPEAEEVEIQIDPGEVKVDVYRSTGPGGQSVNTTDSAVRLTHLPTGLVVTCQDEKSQHKNKAKAMKVLRARLLDKKTREQNEKRSEERKSQIGSGDRSERIRTYNFPQGRMTDHRIGLTLYRLESILQGEIDEIIDALTTHYQAQALKHEEFISAQSGEKRPDMDYS; from the coding sequence ATGTTTGATAAACTGACAGGCGCTGCGGAACGTTTCGAGGAACTTGAAAAGTTGCTTGCCGATCCGAAGGTATTCCAGGAACGTGCGGCTTACCAGGCCTATACTCGCGAACACGCGGAGTTGAGCAAGGTGGTGGTCGTATACCGTAAGTTCAAGCAAACACTGGCTGATCTTGAACAAAGCCGGGAGCTTCTGAAAGATTCGGATTTGGAAATCAAGGAATTGGCCCGCGATGAGGTGGTTCGTCTCAGCACCTTAAAAGAAGAGCTGGAGATTGAGTTAAAACAATTGCTCGTGCCGAAAGATCCACTGGACGATAAGAATGTGTTGCTCGAAATCAGGGCCGGTACCGGCGGAGAGGAAGCAGGACTTTTTGCGGGGAATCTATTCAATATGTATTCCCGGTACGCTGAAAAACGGCGGTGGAAAATTGAGATTATAACCCACCATACTTCCGGCATCGGCGCTTTAAAGGAAGTGATTGCCCTGATTCAGGGGCAGGGGGCCTACAGCCGGTTAAAATATGAAAGCGGTACCCATCGGGTGCAGCGGGTTCCGGCCACTGAGGCGCAGGGACGGATTCATACGTCGGCCGTGACTGTAGCCGTGTTGCCGGAGGCAGAAGAGGTCGAAATTCAAATTGATCCCGGTGAAGTCAAAGTGGATGTGTACCGGTCCACCGGGCCGGGCGGACAATCGGTGAATACGACGGATTCCGCTGTGCGACTGACGCATCTTCCCACCGGGCTCGTGGTCACGTGCCAGGATGAGAAGAGTCAGCATAAAAACAAGGCCAAGGCCATGAAAGTGTTGCGAGCACGGCTGTTGGACAAAAAAACGCGGGAACAAAACGAGAAACGTTCCGAAGAGCGGAAAAGTCAGATCGGCAGCGGTGATCGGAGTGAACGGATTCGAACCTATAACTTTCCTCAGGGCCGGATGACCGATCATCGTATCGGGCTGACGCTGTATCGTCTGGAGAGCATTCTTCAGGGGGAAATTGATGAGATCATTGACGCGTTGACCACCCATTATCAAGCCCAGGCCCTTAAGCATGAAGAATTTATCAGTGCCCAATCCGGAGAAAAGCGGCCCGACATGGACTATTCTTGA
- the prmC gene encoding peptide chain release factor N(5)-glutamine methyltransferase — protein sequence MKNLSVPNPEKSGPTWTILDLLNWTSSYFTAHKIEQPRATAEVLLAHTLGFQRIDLYLRYDQPLHRDELSRFKSFVKRRVSAEPVAYITGEKEFWSLTLSVNSNVLIPRPESENLVEAALKRLPEKTRKGACRILDLGTGSGAIAIALAFERPQTLCFAVDRSPAAVQLARKNADRHGLASRVHFFAGDWFSSIRSGAVFDIIVSNPPYIKTQEIEGLQPEIVRYEPHGALDGGPLGLDALSCIIRRAPPFLAPNGALILEIGYDQKAPLIEMVSHSKGYEAPLFFKDYAGHDRILLLTRLVD from the coding sequence ATGAAGAATTTATCAGTGCCCAATCCGGAGAAAAGCGGCCCGACATGGACTATTCTTGACCTGTTAAATTGGACATCGTCCTATTTCACCGCTCACAAGATAGAGCAGCCGAGGGCAACCGCGGAAGTGCTGCTGGCCCATACCCTGGGCTTTCAAAGAATCGATCTGTATTTGCGATATGACCAGCCACTTCACCGGGATGAGCTGAGCCGTTTCAAATCCTTTGTCAAACGGCGCGTCAGTGCCGAGCCGGTGGCGTATATTACCGGTGAAAAAGAGTTCTGGTCCCTGACCCTGTCGGTGAATTCGAATGTTTTGATTCCCAGACCCGAATCCGAAAACCTCGTGGAAGCGGCGCTGAAGCGGCTGCCGGAAAAAACGCGGAAAGGCGCTTGTCGGATTCTGGATTTGGGTACCGGCTCGGGCGCGATTGCCATCGCTCTGGCATTCGAGCGCCCCCAAACCCTGTGTTTTGCCGTGGATCGATCCCCGGCGGCGGTTCAACTGGCGCGGAAAAATGCCGATCGTCACGGATTGGCGTCGCGGGTTCACTTTTTTGCCGGTGACTGGTTCTCATCCATCCGATCCGGCGCTGTATTTGACATCATCGTATCCAATCCGCCGTATATCAAAACACAGGAGATTGAAGGACTGCAACCTGAAATTGTCCGGTACGAACCCCATGGCGCACTTGATGGCGGCCCTCTTGGCCTGGACGCCCTGTCCTGCATCATTCGCCGGGCGCCTCCCTTTTTGGCCCCCAACGGCGCCCTCATTCTTGAAATTGGATATGATCAAAAAGCCCCGCTTATCGAGATGGTTTCGCATTCAAAGGGATATGAAGCCCCTCTTTTTTTCAAAGACTATGCCGGCCATGACCGGATTCTGCTACTAACTCGATTAGTCGATTAA
- the rpsB gene encoding 30S ribosomal protein S2, which translates to MAYVTMKELLEAGVHFGHQTKRWNPKMKPYIFGERNGIYIIDLQKTVRMFRTAYDFMIDTVAKGKSVLFVGTKKQAREAVYEEANRCEMYYVHNRWLGGMLTNFQTIKQSIERLNYLNRIETDGSINLYTKKERLKLAKERTKLDSTLGGIQSMNSMPGAMFVVDPKNETIAIREARRLHIPIVGIVDTNCDPEEVDYVIPGNDDAIRSIRLITSKMAEACNEGARRLSEKKQAQSDKKYEEKDELGAVAAELKPGERKVISDGTKGPVVEIIKRASGAESQAALEEAAESSETIGRE; encoded by the coding sequence ATGGCGTATGTTACAATGAAAGAACTCTTGGAAGCCGGTGTACATTTCGGGCATCAGACCAAACGATGGAATCCAAAAATGAAGCCGTATATTTTTGGAGAGCGAAACGGTATTTATATTATCGATTTGCAGAAAACGGTTCGTATGTTCAGAACTGCGTATGATTTTATGATAGACACCGTGGCCAAGGGCAAATCGGTGCTTTTTGTCGGCACCAAGAAGCAGGCGCGTGAAGCCGTCTATGAGGAAGCCAACCGCTGCGAAATGTATTATGTGCATAATCGGTGGCTGGGCGGTATGCTGACGAATTTTCAAACCATAAAACAGAGTATCGAGCGGCTCAATTATTTGAACCGAATCGAAACCGACGGCTCTATTAATCTCTATACTAAAAAAGAGCGATTGAAACTTGCCAAGGAACGGACCAAACTCGACAGCACGTTGGGCGGCATTCAGAGCATGAACAGCATGCCGGGCGCGATGTTTGTGGTCGATCCCAAAAACGAGACCATTGCCATTCGGGAGGCCAGACGGCTGCATATTCCGATTGTCGGTATCGTGGATACGAACTGTGATCCGGAAGAGGTGGACTACGTGATTCCTGGCAATGATGACGCCATTCGATCGATTCGACTGATTACATCTAAAATGGCGGAAGCTTGCAACGAAGGTGCCAGGCGATTATCTGAAAAAAAGCAGGCGCAGTCCGATAAAAAATATGAGGAGAAAGATGAATTGGGTGCAGTTGCCGCCGAGTTGAAGCCCGGCGAAAGAAAAGTGATTTCCGACGGCACCAAGGGGCCGGTGGTCGAGATTATCAAACGGGCTTCGGGTGCTGAATCCCAGGCTGCACTGGAAGAGGCAGCCGAATCAAGTGAGACGATAGGGAGGGAATAA
- the tsf gene encoding translation elongation factor Ts, whose translation MAAITAEMVKQLRERTGAGMMDCKKALSECDGDMSNAVDFLRKKGISTAQKRAGRAMSEGTIQSYIHMGGKIGVMVEVNCESDFVAKNDDFIEFSKNIAMHIAATNPVSISPDQVPEEMIRREMDIYRAQVAEMGKPANMIDKIAEGKLNKFYKENCLLQQAYVRNPDITIADLLNEMIGKIGENITIKRFCRYQLGES comes from the coding sequence ATGGCAGCAATAACCGCGGAAATGGTAAAACAACTACGGGAAAGAACCGGCGCCGGAATGATGGATTGTAAAAAAGCGCTGAGCGAATGTGATGGGGATATGTCCAATGCGGTTGATTTCTTGCGAAAAAAAGGAATTTCCACCGCACAGAAACGCGCTGGCCGGGCGATGAGTGAAGGCACGATTCAATCCTATATTCATATGGGGGGTAAAATCGGTGTCATGGTTGAAGTGAATTGCGAGAGCGATTTTGTGGCTAAAAATGATGATTTTATTGAATTTTCAAAAAATATTGCCATGCATATCGCTGCCACGAATCCGGTCTCAATCTCCCCTGACCAGGTACCCGAGGAAATGATTCGACGAGAAATGGATATTTATCGAGCGCAAGTGGCAGAAATGGGTAAGCCTGCCAACATGATAGATAAAATCGCCGAGGGGAAACTGAATAAATTTTATAAGGAAAACTGCCTGTTGCAGCAGGCCTATGTTCGGAATCCCGACATAACGATTGCAGACCTGTTAAACGAGATGATCGGCAAAATAGGCGAAAACATCACCATTAAACGGTTTTGCCGTTACCAGTTGGGAGAGTCCTGA
- the pyrH gene encoding UMP kinase, translating to MPMPRFKRILLKLSGEALMGDQGFGISPDMIKFVADEIKSVHDLGVQVAVVVGGGNIFRGIAASSFGMDRSSADHMGMLATVINSLALQDALEKNGLLTRVQSAISMHEVAEPYILRRAIRHLEKGRVVIFAAGTGNPYFTTDTAAVLRAQEIHAEILLKATKVDGIYDSDPEINPNAKRLDKITYREALEKQLRVMDLTAISLAMDNQLPLSVFLLKAPGNILGVVCGESIGTRINH from the coding sequence ATGCCGATGCCCCGTTTTAAGAGAATACTGCTCAAACTCAGTGGCGAAGCGCTCATGGGCGACCAGGGCTTTGGTATCAGCCCGGACATGATTAAATTTGTTGCGGATGAAATTAAATCCGTTCACGATTTGGGCGTACAAGTGGCTGTCGTTGTCGGCGGTGGCAACATTTTCAGGGGCATCGCCGCCAGCTCTTTTGGTATGGATCGGTCGTCGGCGGATCATATGGGCATGCTGGCGACCGTTATCAACAGTTTGGCGCTTCAGGATGCGCTTGAGAAAAATGGCCTGTTGACTAGGGTTCAAAGTGCCATTTCGATGCATGAAGTGGCGGAACCCTATATTCTCAGGCGTGCCATTCGCCATCTTGAAAAGGGACGAGTGGTGATTTTTGCCGCGGGCACCGGAAACCCCTATTTTACGACGGACACCGCCGCTGTGTTGCGGGCCCAGGAGATCCACGCCGAGATATTGCTAAAGGCGACCAAAGTGGACGGCATTTATGACTCTGATCCGGAAATTAATCCGAATGCCAAGCGTCTTGACAAGATTACCTATAGGGAGGCGTTGGAAAAGCAACTTCGCGTTATGGACTTGACCGCCATTTCCCTTGCGATGGATAATCAACTGCCGTTGTCGGTATTCCTGTTAAAGGCGCCGGGAAATATCCTGGGTGTCGTCTGCGGCGAGTCCATCGGGACCCGTATCAATCATTAA